Genomic window (Psilocybe cubensis strain MGC-MH-2018 chromosome 1, whole genome shotgun sequence):
ATGTACAAAATCTCTGAATGGACTGTCTTTGTACGCAGCCCATTCTGCGAGTCAGCTAGTATTGCCTGGTGAATGGCAGTCTCCAAATGCAACCTGCTCGTGATCTGTGGTGAAAAGGGCGTCTCAGAGATCGGCTGCAACACCACGAGAGAGCTTGCGACAGACGAGACGAGCGCTGATAAACGCAAAATTGACCGCCTCCCGTGCTATTTCGCCTGGATCTCCTTCGATTGTCGAGGCTTCGATGATGCGCGATTTTATGGCGGAAGAATTGGATACATTTCTGAACAGTGCAAAGTGTACTCTAGAAGATCGTGACTGGAAGTGAGGAAATTGAAGAGTTTCCATTGCGAATGATTGTGGATAAGTTTGGCGTTATGGCCACCGCGCTTGTTGTGACTTTGGCGGAGCGCCGGAGTTCGTTCGGCCTCAATTGTATCGACCTGCCTCCGACCTTCATAGTAAAGCTATAAAGGATTCAAACACGTCGCCGGCAATCACATTACTCTTTACATCAATGGCGCATTTATAACTGCTGTAGAGGTCGCGTCACAACCTCCACTTATGTGTACAGCCAACTAACTGACTTTAAACCAGAACATCCAATTCAAAGAAGCTCATCTGTCAAAGTTTACACATCCACCCAATTCTTAATTCACGTTAACAGTAATCCTTGAACTCCACTTTGATTTCGAACCGTAAACCTCTTCCACGTTATGGAGATCGATAACACCATCGAACCCATTGTCAACTCTCCGAGTATCCAACTTCCAGGGCTCCCAGCGCCAAATCTAGACTCATACGACAACCATCGCGACGCGCACACACCCATCGTCATAGACAATGGGTCTACAAATCTTCGGTGGGGATTTGGCACGTCCTCGAAGCCGTTTGCTGGCCCCAACGCGGTTGCCAAATACAAAGAACGAAAGACGAACAAACCTCTGCTCTTGTTTGGCAATGGCATCGACGCAGAGAGTGGGGCGCGAGGACAGACGAGGACGCCATGGGAAGGCGATGTGTTGTTGAACTTTGATGCATTGGTGAGTGCCTTGCATTTGCACTAGATAGCGCATGGGTGGTCGTTTGGATGTCAGACCTGATGGATTACTCTCGAGACGTAGGAAAATGCATTGGACTACGCCTTTATTCGACTGGGAATCGACACACCGACTGTCGACCATCCCATCCTGATGACTGAGCGACTATGCAGCCCACTTCATTCCCGAGCGCGTAAGTCGCGCAATATGCATGTTTGTCTGGTGCTCGAAGCTCACTGCCATCCAGTCACCTCTGAGCTCATGTTTGAGCTCTATTCCGTTCCATCGGTAGCATACTGCGTTGACGGAATTATGTCGTTCTATCAAAAccaccttcctcctcctaGCCAACCCTTTTCAGCTAACGGGCTCGTTGTTTCATTCAACACAGCGTCTACGTCAGTTATACCAATCCTCAGAGGGAAAGGTCTCTTGAGCCAAGCCAAACGGTAACCGTATGTTTATATTTTCATCCAATATTTATTAAATCTGCATAGAATACCATGGGGTGCTTCTCAATCCTCCGAATATCTCCTGAAACTAATTCAACTCAAGTACCCCACCTTCCCAACAAGGGTGACAAATACTCAAACCAACGTTAGTGCCCTCACGTTTTCTCAGTCGAAGACTTGCTGATAGTCCCTCATACAGTGGATGCTGCATAATTTTTGCGAAGTAGCGACAGACTTTCCAGCGTTGCTGCAGAAGCTACGCGATCCGCTGAACATGACACAATCAGGAGTAATCGTGCAGTTCCCATTTTTCTTGCCTATTTTCGACGAAAAGACTGAAGAAGAGATGCACCTTGCTGCGAAGAAACGCAGGGAACAGGGCTGGAGGCTGCAGGAGATAGCTGCCAAGGCAAGGGCAGAAAAGGTCTTCATTGGCATTTCATTGCTGCTGTAACGAATACTCATTTTATCGTAGCTTCTAAGGAAGGAGAACGACTTGCAATTTCTTACCAActtgaaagaaagcaaagccACGGAGACGAAGAAAGAGTGGATGGTAACGCTTTTTTTTGGTGCGAGGTTTATACATGCTGATGCGCCATTTCTCCAGAGCAAACTACAAGCAGAAGGCCTTGATGACGAAGCTGACCTGGACGAAGCTATCAAGAAGCTGGACAACGATGTCAAAAAAGCGCGAAGAAGAGACGAAGGGGAGCCCGATTGGAAACCCGTATGTATTTAATCACACTCTTCTTGCTTATGAATAATAATCTTGGTTTACAGCAAGAGGAACCATCCTTTCCCCTTCTCGATGTTCCCGACTCAGAGGTGAACATGCGAAGTTCTCCTCCTTACGACTAAAAATTGACCATTATGCTATATCCTAGCTCAATGAAGAAAgtttgaaagagaaaaaaaaacagcgACTTCTTAAAGCCGGTTTTGAGGCCCGAGCGCGTgccaggaaagaaaaagaacgccAACGCGAAGAGCAGGAACgcgaagagaagaaggaagaggatgagcGAAAGGCGGATCTGGGCGGTTGGTCGAGAAGGATGCGACAGGAGCAAGAAGCACGTAACCAATGCTCCCCTTATGTACTTGACCGTCTAACCTTTTAGACAGGAACTAATGGCCAAAATCAAAGATCGTGCTCGTCGGAAGGCAGCTCTGACGGACCGGAAGAGTGCAGCTGCTCAGGCGAGGATGAAAAATATTGCATCGCTGGCTTCAGATGATCGTGTTCCTAATGCCAAAAAGCGGAAAGGAAACGGTGGTGCGTATGTTTGATTTCCAGCTTTGCTCCAGCTGAGTATAGTTCTTGTACAGAGGACATGTTCGGTGCAGATGACGCAGACTGGGCGATCTATCGCAAAATCGTAAGTTCTGTTTGTTGCAAAGAATTTCAAAAAGTCTGTCTTAAAGCTATGCAACTATTTAGAATACTGCAGCACCATCTTctgacgaagatgatgaccTAGCGCAACTAGCATTTGTTGAGAAAAAATTGTTAAAACATGATCCAACATTCACGAAGAAGCAAACACACGCCTTCTTGTCTACCCAACGATCTGCCCTCATATCTGCCTTCCGACCTTCATACGAGGAGACTAGTATAGAGGGTGCGTCTGAtgatttatttatttgtgCAAACCAAAAGCAACTTATCGGCACAGGCAACTCACGAATACACCTTAATACTGAGCGATGGAGAGTCTGTGAAGCCTACTTCCATCCAGGGATGGCAGGCGTAGACTCAGCAGGTCTCACTGAAGTCATCCAAAATCTGATCCCTTCATTCATCCCGTCGAGATCGAGTAACAAGCCTTTGGACTACGAAGCTGATCGAGCACAGGTCGTTCAGGTACGTATTAGTTCCCTTCACTCTTGCGCGATAGGCATTCTAAATGATCTTTTTTGCTGTGATTATCATTCTAGAACGTCTTTCTGACAGGCTCGGCGTGCAAATTCCCCGGGATGGTGGAGCGTTTAGAGTCGGCTTTGAGGTCTTTATTGCCACCCGGTTCGCCTGTCAATGTTGTTCGCGCCGGCGACCCTGAATTAGACGCCTGGAAAGGGATGGCTGCGTTCAGTCAGACAGCGGAGTTCGCCAAAGTGGGCATGACGAAGAAGGAATACGAAGAATATGGCGGAGAGCGTATCAGAAAGTGGTGGGGTGGTAACTGGAACAGTGCTATTTCTGACCCAGTTGCTGCTGAAGATGATAAGATGCAAGTGGATTGAATTGCTTTCTGTTAACCATTCTTTCTTCATTTACCTGTAGTTGGagtgatatatatatattactTGAAATCGTTTGCTTGGTTTCCCTTTTTTACTTTGTCTTGATCCCAATGTATTACAATTTCATAGGAGCCTATGTATGTTGGTAGAAAGATGGCTGGATGAAGGTCCTTAATACAAGTAAATGAACAAGCTGTGCGGTTCGAATACCAAGGAAGTGTATATATGCCACAGAGAGAGGAAAATGGAGGACGCGTGTTTGTACATGGAAGAATGGGTGTGTGAGTACTATAGAAGAATGGCGGAACGTTACAAGCGTAGGCATTTCTGATATACATATCCATCCACGAACGCTCACATAGCGGCTGGTAGCATATTCCAagaaacaaagacaaagaatgGTACAACGACGGCGACAGCGACAGCATCAAGGTGGGTGATAGTGAAGGTGTCCAGACCTAGACCACCAACTGATTATGAACAACAGCCTTGTGTCGACTGCGCCGCAGGTTGGTTGACTTTAAGTGAGTCGGTGGGCGGCGCTGCGCTGTCTGCTTGTGAGTCAATCAGACGGGTCTTGATATCCCTGTTGCAAGAAGCAGTTGAATTAGCCATAAGGGAACACATGGAGGCACGAGTCATGAGGGGGTGGCTGACCTTGCTAGTGTGAAGAAAGCCTCCTCGACACCTTCGTTCACCTTGGCGGAAGTCTCCATGAACTTGATTCCCAACTCATTCGCAAGCTCGCGACCTTGTTCTTCAGTGACTGCCCGCTTATCCGTCCAATCTGATTTGTTTCCGATGAGGATCTTGTTTACGCCTTCAGAAGCATGCTGCTCGATATTCGAATGCCACGTTCGGATATCTGGGTACCGAGAAAGTGGCATCATGAGTTACTGAAAACCCTCCTGTGGGGACGCGAGATGAACTTACTGTTGAATGAGCGCTCATCTGTGACGTCGTAAACCAACAAAATACCCATCGCTCCGCGATAGTAGGCTGTCGTGATGGTCCTGAAGCGCTCCTGTCCAGCTGTATCCCACTAAGAGCACTACATTCAGTACACTGAGCCACGGGCAGCAGCACAATATGACGTACTATCTGCAGCTTAATACGTTTCCCGTCAAGCTCAATTGTGCGGATCTTGAAGTCAATGCCGATGGTGGTAATGAAGGAGGGGGTCCAGGCGTCGTCACAGAAACGCAGCAAAAGGCATGATTTGCCAACACCTGAGGTAGACTCCGAAGGTCAGCACAATTGCCTCCAGAGCAGATAATCGACGAACCAGAATCTCCAATGAGCAGAAGCTGTATTAATCGAGTTGGATATTTGTTGGTCAGAACTTGTCGCAGCTACAAAGTGGTCCTTCATTGGCTGACCTTAATCAAGAAATCATAGTGCGGGGGAGGCATGATAAACCAAGATGAAGGGTGTGAGTGTGGATGGTAGCGAGGGCCGTAAGAaacgaggagaaggaggtctAGATGGCGGATATGAGGGTTTGGAGTAATAAGCCAGTTTCGCCAGGAGTCCAAGCCCGCCAACACATAGGAGCACGTGGCTGCTCCATATCGACGCAGTCGAGGTCACAATTTTTACCACAACGTATATCCGACCATCACTATCATTCACATACAGGTGTAATAACTTCGTAAATCCATGATACGCATAGCGATTTAGTTCGACATATCTATGTATCACAATCTATGAATCTTCTAGGCCACAGCAATTATGGAGTCCGTATAATTAGATTCCAATGGCCCATACAGTCAGCTTCTACCGGCTTCATCATCCATGATCCACGAATCGTAAGTGTGAGTCTCTCACCTCCCATCTGATATTTCTGAAAGGCATCTAAATCCAGATACAGCATTCGCTTATGAGAACTTTCAAATAAGAAAGATCGGCAGATTCAATGTTAACGACACCTACACTTCTCAACATCCCAGTTCAATTCGTGTCCTCCATGGCAGTGTTGCATTTGCGTCTCACACGATCTTCTCTGGTGCACAAGGAGAGGAAAAGGCGATGACTTGCAAAACATCACTGTCCACCAAGGTATTCAAAAATTTTACGGAATTTCTATGGTCCTTATTAATTCAGTCAGTGCTCACTCAAACCCTGGCTATATTACCGTTAGAAGCCTGATCAAAACATTCGGTCTCGATGGCCAACGCAACTGAGCTGTTGTTTTATAATCTGAACATCTGCTGCGGAACACGGATCAAAAGTTGTCATGGTCAGCATATCTTGTCTCATTGCTGGTCGGCCATTCACCGAAAAAGAAGTTGAAATCGGATCGAGCTTGAACTCTGACCATGGGGAGGGTGAGGTGAACCATAATGTAAAAACAATTTTACGATCTTCCGTCAGTCATCCACTTGTCTACATGCGTTCTAGAATTTCAAATATATCTCTAGATGATGCTTCAAGTGACCATGGTGGGTACAAAGCCCCAATGCTTCATGCTACACGTTGTCTCGTACAAAGCGGAACGTAATTGATCATATCTCAAGCTGTATCCACATCACCCGCGTTATGGTCACAAGGACGCCTCCTTCAATATAATTAAGGTTCTTAATTGCTTCTTATCCGTGTGTTTCACACCGTTGATCTCGCCGTCGAAGACTGAGAGCAATGACCTTGGCTCCTCTCGCTACATTTCATGTCAAGCATCCCTTTGAAACCTAGGGATCTTTTCCCAAGTAGAAATGGTATTTTTGAAACCCTTTTCGATGGAGGGGAACAGTGCAGTTGCTCTCGAGCTTATCGTAGAgaaaataagcgcccataaGTCATAAACACGTGATGCCCTCGTTTAGCCGCAGCTCTTGCTTCTTGCTTCCACGGGCAGCCTATAAAAGCCTCAGCTCCAAATTTGTTATCCCACTTTACCACATCACCGTATCGCTTTTGAATCCATGAGCACAATCCGCAAATTCACCTATCGCGCAGGACTTTTTGACCCTGTTAATCTTGTCTGCAAGGACGGCATCAACGAGGCGTTGTACGAGTTTGCAGGTGTTATCACCAAAGAAAATCATGTTCAAGTGTTGGAAGGACTACTCGATAGGAGCCATGTCGTTGAATTGATCCTATCAGGTATGAGCTCTTGTGCAATTTCCGAGCTAGGCTATCAACCAACTGATCTCTTTTCCGTTTAGGCCTGGACGAAGAGATACCTCTACAAGATTGGATATTGGACGGGTTTCCATCAACAGCACACAGCTTTGAGCGAAGCTTTGCTTACAGACTATTGATGAAACTATCtaatttctttctcttccattCGTCACCCGGGGAGATTTGTGACCGGGAAAATCACCAAATTATAAAACTCACTCCAGAACTCTTACAGTCCCTTTTGGCATGGAAAGACATAGGGTCCGAGGAAACTTCAGGTCACTCTAAGCCGGGTGCAAAGAAGGGACACTGGGGTAAACTCAgtcaaaaagaaatgaagaaatcCAAAAAGGCCGCATATCGTCCTGTGGTAAATGAGTCGCCATTTCTCATTACGAATATACCGGTGCCTCAAAGCTCTTCTGGTGCCACAGCATGCATGCAACACACTTTGGAAAGGTTAAAAGAAATTTTGAAGGTGTGTAGTTGCTCCGACATTGTCTATAGTTGTCTTGCCCTATGTTGACCGTGGGGAACCAGGCTTATTTAGCAAAAATACGCACCGAGAAGTTTTGTAATATCATTCAAGAATCTTTCATTCTACAGGAACGTCCTATCGATCTGCATATTACGACATCGTCAACAATCATAGTTGACgatcctcctccaccagcCCCGACGACTGCCACAGAGACGGCGGTGGCGTTTCCAATGGTTCGGCCGTTGAAATCGTTTGTCGCTTTTCCATCATCGCAAACATAACATAAATTTATGTGTACAGAGCGCTATACTTCGACAGCCCGGAAGGGTTTGGGAAATGGAATATTCTAATTTCAACCAGCGCACACCAAGACCTCCGCAGGTACCGTCATAAGGCAAAGGCCTCCTTCGACATCATCataaagaaaatgaagtaTGTTATCCCCTCTTTTTTGTGGATAGGACTTATATTTTCTTATTCATTTTGTAGGGAGCTTTCGAACGGTCATTTTTCATACGACAACCAGAAGAGGCTGAGCGGTCCCGGAACGGAGGTTCCCATTTACGAGGCTAAATTAAGTGGTGACCTTCGTCTCATCGTATGTAATGTCCTTTTCCAAAGAAACTGGGTAACTGATGTCGATGGCCATTAAGTATCAAGTTGACTGTACTCCTGGATACGATGTCGAGGTAAGGCGAAAATTTATTGATTCTGCGTTTGTTGTTGACTGACGTCGATTACCAGACGGAAACGCAAGGTTACTGATTCCATTTTATAGCACGTATTATACTTACAGCATCATTGAGTTAGTCCTTCGAGTCTATGGGATATATACCCACGCACAAATGGATAATCGTTTATGGCACTCCGTCTCTTCGCGTCTTGATAAGCGTGGGAACGAGTATAGGAGCAGGTATCACCAAATTTTCTCGTGTCCTATATATTCATCGTTCTAAATTCTGAGTGACCACACAGGTGTCTGCAGCGCAAGAAACAAGATGGGGACGTATTTCTCCCCATATGTTTCTCGTCTTCGGTGGAAGTCGGAGAAGACACTTCGCTCATGATTCCTGACTTACCTCCTGACGACAAGAATCAGGTATGTTCGTGCTCCTGATTCATTCTTTAGGTGATATTTGAGCTTGACTCCAAATTATTACAAAAATAGTTGCATAAGATTTTGACGTGAGTTTTTGTTCTGTTGGTGTACATTCCTTCTCTGAGTCCACTCCATGTCGCTTAGGTTGGAAAAATATGTTGCCTTGTCTAAGGTTTGCCACCAGGTTATTCTCATGGAATCTGCTGACAGTCTAACATTGTTCTAGGAATTTCTAGACAGTAAAGCACAATTCCTTTAACGTTCTGCGGAATTAACATCTGACCTGTTTTAAGGCGTCGAAGATGACCGGGATGTGCTACTTCCTTTTGAAGTGTCGAAATATGAAAGGAAGATCATCGAACACTCTTCTTCGTGCTATGTATTGGGCCGGAGTGGGACTGGGTGAGAAAAACCTCTGTCATCTAAAAAAAGGTGTCGACGATAGATTTACACACCATGTGACAGAAAAACAACGACGATGCTGTACAAAATGCTCCGTATCGAACGCGAATACCAGTTATGCAGTGAATATTGTGCGAAGCCGAGGCAGGTTTTCATCACCCAGTCTCGAGTCCTTGCAGCAAAGGTAGAAGATTTGTTTGCCTCGTATTTGGAGTCGTTGGCCATTGCGTCAAATCGCAGCACGAAGTACAGAAAATCTGCTAGTGATTCTGAGGCAAAAGACGAATCTTTGGAAGACAACGAAGACATGGAATTGGGGGGCAATCTTCCTCGACGTTTTAGCGAACTTGAGGACAAGCATTTCCCTCTGTTCCTGACCATCGACCGCGTATGTCATTTCCTTCAGTTTTATGCATATGTTATTAATTTTTAAGCGTTGGGTCGTGTAGCTTTATAGCATGATTGAGGCAGACATAGAGGCTTCTGAAAAGGAAGTCAAACCTGAATCCTTCCAAATTATATCACCCGTGTCTCGTCCACTTCAACCGGCCACTGCGGCGAAAGGAAAACTTGTGACGTACGACAGATTCCTGGGGGAATACTGGCCACATTTGAATCAATCGCTGAGGAAAAATATTAGTGAGTTCACTCGCATAACGGTTCAAAAGTTTCCCTGACTTTATTGAACAACATCCAGCTCCGAACTTGGTCTTTAGCGAATTCATGGGTGTTATTCAAGGTTCGGAGTACACAGTGACAAGCGGATGTCTCGATCGAAAAACGTACGAAGAGCTATCTGTGAAAACACAACCAACCTTCGCCGAGCATCGATCCGTTATCTATGGTCTTTTCGAGGCGTATCGCAAGCTCAAGAACGAAAGATGGGATTACGATGCACCGGACAGGTAACCTGGATTTGAATTTTATTGAAGCGGAGTCTGAATTGAATGATGTGAACTCCTTCGTAGAACGCACGCTATCATTCGTGCCATTACTCAGCGTCAAGGTATTTTGGGTGAAATATTTGACTACGTGTACGTATACTTTCTGAAATTGCCACTGACTGCCTAATTGTTACTCTTAACCTCTCAGCTACGTCGATGAAACGCAGGATAATCTACTTGTGGATGCCTTAGGTTAGTGACCTCCCTATGAAATTATAATTTTCTCGGATTTGATACCGGCTTCAATTCAGTGCTTCGACTACTTTCTCGAAACACTGATGGCTTGTTTTGGGCCGGAGATACTGCCCAGACAATCTCAGCAGGGAGCTCATTTCGTTTCAAAGACTTAACTTCCTTCATGTTCAAATTTGAAGTGAGTTGTAATGACTATATAACTGAACCTTGGGGGCTGATTTTATAATAGAAGCAAAggcttcttcttcagaataCATCACAATTAAGTCTTATGGATAAGTCTGAAAAGCCTAATACTCCAAAACAATTCCACCTCGCTGTGAACTATCGGTCACATTCCGGAATTGTGGACTGTGCTCACTCGGTCATCGAGCTGATAATGAAACATTGGCCATACAGTATTGATTCATTACCACGCGAACGAGGCAATACCACTGGTGTCAAGCCCATTTTCTATCAGGACGTCTATCCTGGTTACATTCGAGAGGTATGTCTTTGATGGTAACAACTTAAACCTGTAAATCGCAATCTCACTTTGTACGGTAGGGGCACTTCCTTTCTAAGGGTAGCAATAGGTATGAATTTTCCTTGAAGCATGTTTTTTTCATTCAACGCACATACAGAAACGAAAAGATTGAGCTAGGGGCTAATCAATGTAAACCTTACGGCATAATTTCATGATTAGTAGCGACAGCTAATTTAATATCTTCAGGTATTCTTGTTCGCGACGAAGCTGCCAAGCAACGactggaagaagaactcGGAAAGATTGGACTCGTCATGTACGTTACATAATCACAGGTCGAGAAAATTATATCTAAATATTGACCTATCTCTATCTTTCGTTAAGCACTATATACGATAGCAAGGGCTTAGAGTTCAATGATGTAAAGCTCATATTTCACTTCTTTCCCAGACACTGACTTGGTTTTGAAAGGTTTTTCTTTACAATTTCTTTCACGACTCAACAGTAGACCTGTCCCAATGGAGGCTAGTCCTCAACAACATCTCAAACGAGGATCGAAAGTTTGAATCAGTTCCCAGATTTGATCCAACACGTCACGCTGCAATTTGTTCAGAGGTTTTATACTTTCTTcacaaaataaaatttccATCACTTACCATTCGGAATCAGCTCAAATCCCTATACGTAGCTATTACACGTGCACGAAATAACCTGCGAATTGCCGATGAATCGTTAAAGGGTGAGCCAATGAGGGTATGTTCATCTTTCTATACCCTATGCACCTTGCATTAATATTCATTTTAAATAGGCGCTATGGTCTAACCGCGGGCAAATTCGTAACTGCCACCCAGATGACGACCTTTCTGACTTCGCTGTGCCATCTAGCAAAGAAGAATGGGCGAGGAGAGCCCTCGAGCTATCCCGTAACCACAAATATTCTCATGCTAGGGATAGCTACGAGAAAGCAGGAAACCCCCGACAGGCGGCTGTGGAAAATGCTCGTTATCTAGAACAGCTTGCTCTCAGAATTCCATCTAATACACGGAAACGCGAGCGCGAAGCAGCTTTTAAGGTGGCTGCTGGTGCATTTATATCTTGCGCCGAAAGTGCCTTGAAGTCGCATACCAAGAACAGCCACTACAAGTCAGCAGCGCAATGCTTCGAAGATGCCGGTGACAACCTGTCGGCTGCGAAAACATACGAGCTGATTCCAGACTTCACGAAAGCGTCACTTTTATACCGGAAACTCGGAAGATTCGACGTCGTCCACTCGATCCTTGTTCACCATGCCGAAGAGGTCGACAATATGGAATCTCTTCGAGACATTGTACGACTTTATTATGTCAACAAAAAAGAGTTCGAGTACGTCATGAAACCAGCTTAACTTTAATTGACCACAAACTTATATTCTTCATCTGCTTGTAGCAAAACTCATCAACTATTCGAGACGGTCGAGGACGAGATCGAGTATCTCGAGGATCGAAACCTCGACATGGCTCAAGTGGATTTGTATCTGATGCTTGGTAGGAGAATCGACGCAGTAGACATTCACCTCAAAGAAGGCCGGTTTCTTGAAGCTGTGGATTTAATCATTGAAGGCGTAAACCTTGACAGCAATACATCCCAACGAGCTGCACACTATATCCTTCAGGGACTATGGCAAAATCTATCCGTTGGGACGTCAACAACTCCTGAGAGCAAGCAAATCAACGAACTGTTGAAACGCTTCGAAGTTCTCGACAAAGGTGCAATCGAGTCCGCAGATCTACTTGAGGTAAGTTTATTGCTTTTATAATAATGGCTGGAATATCGTACTAACGCCTTTGCCAGTTTCAGATGTTCCAAGCAATATCTGATAGGGAGTTTGACAAACTCGCTTCGCTTGCAAAATCGCTGGCTGCTTCAGGTAATCCTGATGCAGCCTTCCTATGCCTCGACTATCACTACAACATTTTGCCATCCCTGGATACAATGGACATCTACCAGATATCGGCCTCCCTGCAATTATTCTCCGAGTACATCTGCACACTTCACAACCTGGCGTTCTGCCTGGATCCCAGTTCTGACTACCGAGTGATGAAGCTTTTTGGAATCATCAAGGTGGATAACGACTTCATGGTTTTGTCCAATAATTTTCTTTCTCGATCTTCTTCTCTTATGTCAAAGAGCCGTGGATCAGAATCATCGTCTCGTTACTTTTCCAAAAGTGATTTAGTGTCGACTTATCATACATGTACTCAACGGCACCTTCTGGATCGCGTGACCAGAGAAAATGACATCTGTCGCCGGTCTTCTGCGCTAAATCCTTGCCTCCGACACCTCGTTTACTTGCACTTTGGAGGATGCAATGAGGTTACATGCCGCCTTCAATCACACATCTCACCAGACGATGCCTGGCGCCAAAGTTGGCTCTCTGCTCATCTACTGCAAATCTCTATATACAACAGTATATCAGGCATACAATACAAAAGCCAAATGCTTCGCGAAAGGCGGTAAGTCATCGGCATACGTGTAGCGTACACCATCTCATGACGATATTAGATTTTGGATAGGGAAGTTGCACGAAGTTTTGAATCCTCCCCATTATCTCTTGGCATCCACATACGATACTTATTGCGATATCGCTGATGCGAAAGCTAAATGGGCTATTGTCAACGATTGGTCACGGTCTATTTCTTCTGAAATTGGGTATCAGTGGCCGTATACAGCTTTCTTGACGACAGTAATTCAAGCCGCCGATATGGCGTTTACGCTCAATCGCACAGAAGCTTCTACATTCATGTTCCGTTCACAAATTTTCATCTCGCCAGACACACCAGATGTCTTTCTGACGAACAACGCGCAGAACATTCTCAAGGCCCTCATCTTTTCTATGGACGGCAAAGCCTCTTCAAGTCTTCTTATGGGAATCTCGTTCATTGAGTAGGTTACATTTGAATTTCTAATTTCTCAATTTCCTAGAATTGATCATTTCATTGCAGCCACGTCGTTAACCTACAGATTCCGGTT
Coding sequences:
- a CDS encoding TPR and ankyrin repeat-containing protein 1, yielding MLYKMLRIEREYQLCSEYCAKPRQVFITQSRVLAAKVEDLFASYLESLAIASNRSTKYRKSASDSEAKDESLEDNEDMELGGNLPRRFSELEDKHFPLFLTIDRLYSMIEADIEASEKEVKPESFQIISPVSRPLQPATAAKGKLVTYDRFLGEYWPHLNQSLRKNITPNLVFSEFMGVIQGSEYTVTSGCLDRKTYEELSVKTQPTFAEHRSVIYGLFEAYRKLKNERWDYDAPDRTHAIIRAITQRQGILGEIFDYVYVDETQDNLLVDALVLRLLSRNTDGLFWAGDTAQTISAGSSFRFKDLTSFMFKFEKQRLLLQNTSQLSLMDKSEKPNTPKQFHLAVNYRSHSGIVDCAHSVIELIMKHWPYSIDSLPRERGNTTGVKPIFYQDVYPGYIREGHFLSKGSNRNEKIELGANQCILVRDEAAKQRLEEELGKIGLVIRPVPMEASPQQHLKRGSKLKSLYVAITRARNNLRIADESLKGEPMRALWSNRGQIRNCHPDDDLSDFAVPSSKEEWARRALELSRNHKYSHARDSYEKAGNPRQAAVENARYLEQLALRIPSNTRKREREAAFKVAAGAFISCAESALKSHTKNSHYKSAAQCFEDAGDNLSAAKTYELIPDFTKASLLYRKLGRFDVVHSILVHHAEEVDNMESLRDIVRLYYVNKKEFDKTHQLFETVEDEIEYLEDRNLDMAQVDLYLMLGRRIDAVDIHLKEGRFLEAVDLIIEGVNLDSNTSQRAAHYILQGLWQNLSVGTSTTPESKQINELLKRFEVLDKGAIESADLLEFQMFQAISDREFDKLASLAKSLAASGNPDAAFLCLDYHYNILPSLDTMDIYQISASLQLFSEYICTLHNLAFCLDPSSDYRVMKLFGIIKVDNDFMVLSNNFLSRSSSLMSKSRGSESSSRYFSKSDLVSTYHTCTQRHLLDRVTRENDICRRSSALNPCLRHLVYLHFGGCNEVTCRLQSHISPDDAWRQSWLSAHLLQISIYNSISGIQYKSQMLRERRFWIGKLHEVLNPPHYLLASTYDTYCDIADAKAKWAIVNDWSRSISSEIGYQWPYTAFLTTVIQAADMAFTLNRTEASTFMFRSQIFISPDTPDVFLTNNAQNILKALIFSMDGKASSSLLMGISFIDHVVNLQIPVDINTFLSFIEDICSSLIICNQYCWRQNLSKVTLPRGWIVRALKKFDPVVAAQQDTRGKFWMLFRPLRAIIHGIHSGSANHFLCGDDMRKLTLQPPVVRNVFISRVYVNAENFGGIILATRRSLRGSTFDEMIRIMHSTDVQYPIYELEDLRRVVYTNIGELLEILDPRSGPRSLPADNSSTFLGIKDPIALDVGPLSDTREMEGGIPTDTQEDGTLDETASESADDLDSDLQHQEEIPQIEIPEDLQVGYSDREYSAISIIKQKFTRIVLSRKRLLKGSGLVSTIYKWASLSKPMARQIPLLQYRLRYLAFVPAILGCLEEVNTLVMTKKAELKLRFKHGTLRHQEMDDISANLTRITVVVKAIKKHQEILRPQSELHARQDIGDLKKHVQSGLDLLSDLQLPFHLPDEIRNELHMIYKGLLQEPRPCLQTKKIPKKPSLNVDDIYYPIGQHICEWEDEWLDL